The proteins below come from a single Mustela nigripes isolate SB6536 chromosome 14, MUSNIG.SB6536, whole genome shotgun sequence genomic window:
- the SDHB gene encoding succinate dehydrogenase [ubiquinone] iron-sulfur subunit, mitochondrial has product MAAVVGVSLKRRFPAAALGGACLQACRGAQTAAAAAPRIKKFAIYRWDPDKTGDKPHMQTYEIDLNKCGPMVLDALIKIKNEIDSTLTFRRSCREGICGSCAMNINGGNTLACTRRIDTNLSKVSKIYPLPHMYVIKDLVPDLSNFYAQYKSIEPYLKKKDESQEGKQQYLQSIEDREKLDGLYECILCACCSTSCPSYWWNGDKYLGPAVLMQAYRWMIDSRDDFTEERLAKLQDPFSLYRCHTIMNCTRTCPKGLNPGKAIAEIKKMMATYKGKKASV; this is encoded by the exons ATGGCGGCGGTGGTCGGAGTCTCCTTGAAACGCCGGTTCCCGGCTGCAGCCCTTGGCGGAGCCTGCCTGCAG GCCTGCCGGGGGGCCCAGACAGCTGCCGCTGCAGCTCCCCGAATCAAGAAATTTGCCATCTACCGATGGGACCCAGACAAGACTGGAGATAAACCCCATATGCAAACTTATGAAATTGATTTGAATAA ATGTGGTCCTATGGTGTTGGATGCTTTAATCAAGATTAAGAATGAAATTGATTCTACCTTGACCTTCCGAAGATCATGTAGAGAGG GCATCTGTGGCTCTTGTGCCATGAACATCAACGGAGGCAACACTCTGGCTTGCACCCGCAGGATCGACACCAACCTCAGCAAAGTCTCAAAAATCTACCCTCTTCCGCATATGTATGTGATAAAGGACCTTGTTCCC GACCTGAGCAACTTCTACGCTCAGTACAAATCCATCGAGCCTTACTTGAAGAAGAAGGACGAGTCGCAGGAGGGCAAGCAGCAGTATCTACAGTCCATAGAAGATCGTGAGAAACTG GACGGGCTGTACGAGTGCATCCTCTGTGCCTGCTGCAGCACGAGCTGCCCCAGCTACTGGTGGAACGGAGACAAGTATCTGGGACCTGCGGTTCTCATGCAG gcctacCGCTGGATGATTGACTCGAGGGACGACTTCACCGAGGAGCGCCTGGCCAAGCTGCAGGATCCGTTTTCCCTGTACCGCTGCCACACCATCATGAACTGCACCAGGACCTGCCCCAAG gGGCTGAATCCAGGCAAAGCTATTgctgaaatcaagaaaatgatgGCCACCTATAAGGGGAAGAAGGCGTCCGTGTAA